The proteins below come from a single Falco peregrinus isolate bFalPer1 chromosome Z, bFalPer1.pri, whole genome shotgun sequence genomic window:
- the PPIP5K2 gene encoding inositol hexakisphosphate and diphosphoinositol-pentakisphosphate kinase 2 isoform X1, with protein MSVSATENDPPRFFVGGEDGEGLLDSARSADYEHFYDHGEEEEEEYDSPPERQIAVGICSMAKKSKSKPMKEILERLSMFKYITVVIFEEDVILNEPVENWPLCDCLISFHSKGFPLDKAVAYAKLRNPFIINDLNMQYHIQDRREVYGILKAEGILLPRYAVLNRDPNNPQECNLIEGEDHVEVNGEIFQKPFVEKPVSAEDHNVYIYYPTSAGGGSQRLFRKIGSRSSVYSPESSVRKTGSYIYEEFMPTDGTDVKVYTVGPDYAHAEARKSPALDGKVERDSEGKEVRYPVILNAREKLIAWKVCLAFKQTVCGFDLLRANGQSYVCDVNGFSFVKNSMKYYDDCAKILGNIIMRELAPQFQIPWSIPLEAEDIPIVPTTSGTMMELRCVIAVIRHGDRTPKQKMKMEVKHQRFFDLFEKCDGYKSGKLKLKKPKQLQEVLDIARQLLVELGQNNDSEIEESKAKLEQLKTVLEMYGHFSGINRKVQLTYLPHGCPKTSSEEEDNRRNEPSLLLVLKWGGELTPAGRVQAEELGRAFRCMYPGGQGDYAGFPGCGLLRLHSTYRHDLKIYASDEGRVQMTAAAFAKGLLALEGELTPILVQMVKSANMNGLLDSDSDSLSSCQHRVKARLHEILQRDREFTADDYDKLTPSGSISLIKSMQVIKNPVKTCDKVYSLIQSLTSQIRQRMEDPKSADIQLYHSETLELMLRRWAKLEKDFKTKNGRYDISKIPDIYDCIKYDVQHNGSLKLENTMELYRLSKALADIVIPQEYGISKAEKLEIAKGYCTPLVRKIRSDLQRTQDDDTVNKLHPLYSRGVMSPERHVRTRLYFTSESHVHSLLSTLRYGALCDESKDEQWKRAMDYLNVVNELNYMTQIVIMLYEDPNKELSSEERFHVELHFSPGAKGCEEDKNLPAGYGYRPASRENEGSRKTSHRNDSDEEAHAPKRDEADRSVVMFKPMVSDPIHIHRKSPLPRSRKIGSVEEESPLSVSSPECIGTWLHYTSGVGTGRRRRRSGEQITSSPVSPKSLAFTSSIFGSWQQVLSESNSNLRTPRTILEQKQSGLGSHCAGLFSTSVLGGSSSAPNLQDYARTHRKKLTSSGFIDDTTRGSAVKRFSISFARHPTNGFELYSMVPSICPLETLHNSLSLKQVDEFLASVAAPSRENPQETSSPTYMIPLSGRKISLNTYTPAKIQPTPLETLPERLAIEKPSLSAPGSFVSNVKLSLEEVSLDVEFSGETLSEKD; from the exons ATGTCTGTTAGTGCAACAGAGAACGATCCTCCTAGATTCTTCGTGGGAGGAGAAGATGGAGAAGGGTTGTTGGACTCGGCCAGATCAGCAGATTATGAGCACTTCTATGACcatggggaagaagaagaggaagagtaTGATTCT CCACCAGAAAGACAAATCGCAGTTGGGATTTGTTCAATGGCGAAGAAATCTAAGTCCAAACCAATGAAAGAAATTCTTGAACGCCTCTCCATGTTTAAGTACATCACTGTGGTAATATTTGAAGAGGATGTTATTTTGAATGAGCCAGTAGAAAACTGGCCTTTATGTGACTgtctcatttcttttcattctaaAG GATTTCCACTGGACAAAGCAGTTGCCTATGCAAAACTCAGGAATCCATTCATAATCAATGACTTGAATATGCAGTATCACATACAAGATAG GAGAGAAGTATATGGCATTCTTAAAGCTGAAGGCATTTTACTTCCTCGCTATGCAGTTCTGAACCGTGATCCAAACAATCCCCAGG AATGCAACTTGATTGAAGGAGAAGATCATGTGGAAGTGAATGGAGAAATCTTCCAAAAGCCTTTTGTAGAAAAGCCAGTTAGTGCTGAGGACCACAATGTTTACATTTATTATCCAACATCTGCTGGGGGTGGAAGCCAGAGGCTCTTTCGAAAG attggcagcagaagcagtgtTTATTCTCCTGAAAGCAGTGTGAGAAAAACAGGCTCCTATATTTATGAGGAATTCATGCCTACAGATGGCACTGATGTGAAG GTGTACACAGTAGGTCCAGACTATGCTCATGCTGAAGCACGGAAGTCTCCAGCATTGGATGGCAAAGTAGAACGAGACAGTGAAGGGAAAGAAGTGAGGTATCCAGTCATCCTGAATGCAAGAGAGAAGTTAATTGCTTGGAAAGTATGCCTTGCCTTTAAA CAAACAGTTTGTGGCTTTGATTTGCTGCGTGCTAATGGACAGTCCTATGTCTGTGATGTGAATGGCTTCAGTTTTGTGAAAAATTCCATGAAATACTATGATGATTGTGCTAAGATACTGGG AAATATCATAATGAGAGAACTTGCTCCCCAGTTTCAGATACCATGGTCGATTCCCCTGGAAGCTGAAGACATCCCTATTGTGCCAACTACCTCTGGAACAAT GATGGAGCTTAGATGTGTTATAGCTGTAATACGCCATGGGGACcgaacaccaaaacaaaaaatgaaaatggaagtaaaacATCAGAG ATTTTTTGATCTCTTTGAAAAATGCGATGGATATAAATCTGGaaaactaaaactgaaaaaaccaaaacagttgCAG GAAGTGCTTGATATAGCAAGGCAACTCCTTGTAGAACTTGGGCAAAACAATGATTCTGAAATTGaagaaagtaaagcaaaactTGAACAGCTAAAGACTGTATTAGAAAT GTATGGGCATTTTTCAGGCATAAACCGCAAAGTTCAGCTAACATATCTTCCTCATGGTTGCCCAAAGACTTCCAGTGAAGAGGAAG ATAATAGAAGAAATGAGCCATCCCTGCTTCTGGTTCTgaaatggggaggagaattgacTCCTGCAGGCAGGGTTCAAGCAGAGGAGCTTGGAAGGGCTTTCAGGTGTATGTATCCAGGTGgacaag GAGATTATGCTGGATTTCCTGGATGTGGTTTACTTAGATTACATAGCACTTACCGACACGATCTCAAAATCTACGCTTCTGATGAAGGACGAGTTCAGAtgactgcagcagcttttgctaAG GGACTACTGGCCTTAGAGGGAGAACTGACTCCTATTCTTGTCCAGATGGTGAAAAGTGCTAATATGAATGGTCTTTTGGACAGTGACAGTGATTCTTTAAGCAGCTGTCAGCATCGCGTTAAAGCAAGACTCCATGAAATTCTCCAGCGAGACAGAGAATTTACTGCTGATGACTATGATAAG CTTACTCCATCTGGAAGCATCTCATTGATAAAATCAATGCAGGTTATTAAAAATCCTGTAAAGACATGTGACAAGGTCTATTCCTTGATCCAGAGCTTGACTTCTCAGATCAGGCAAAGAATGGAAGATCCAAAGTCTGCAG ATATTCAGCTGTACCACAGTGAAACCCTTGAACTGATGCTGCGTAGGTGGGCCAAGCtggaaaaagactttaaaacaaaaaatggaagaTACGATATTAGCAAAATTCCTGATATTTACGACTGTATAAAATATGATGTGCAGCACAATGGCTccttaaaattagaaaacacaATGGAATTATACAGGCTTTCAAAGGCTTTAGCTGACATTGTGATCCCTCAG GAGTATGGTATTTCTAAGGCTGAGAAACTAGAGATTGCCAAAGGTTACTGTACTCCCCTCGTTAGAAAAATCCGTTCTGACCTTCAGAGAACTCAAGATGATGATACTGTAAATAAACTCCACCCTCT ttacTCCAGGGGTGTTATGTCCCCTGAACGCCATGTTCGTACACGGCTGTATTTCACCAGCGAGAGTCATGTCCACTCCCTGTTGTCCACCCTTCGTTATGGTGCCTTATGTGAT GAATCAAAAGATGAACAATGGAAACGAGCTATGGATTATTTAAATGTTGTCAATGAACTGAATTACATGACACAGATTGTTATCATGCTTTATGAGGATCCAAACAAG GAACTTTCTTCAGAAGAACGTTTTCATGTAGAGCTGCACTTTAGTCCAGGAGCCAAAGGCTGTGAGGAAGATAAAAATTTACCAGCTGGATATGGATACAGACCTGCCTCCAGAGAG AATGAAGGCTCAAGGAAAACCTCTCACAGAAATGATAGTGATGAGGAGGCACACGCTCCTAAGAGAGATGAAGCAGATCGGTCAGTAGTGATGTTCAAGCCAATGGTTTCAGACCCAATTCACATACACAGAAAGTCACCCCTTCCAAGATCCAGGAAGATTGGTTCTGTTGAA GAAGAGAGCCCCCTGAGTGTGTCTAGCCCAGAGTGTATTGGTACCTGGCTGCATTACACCAGTGGTGTGGGTACTGGGCGTCGAAGACGCAGATCAGGGGAACAAATCACTTCTTCCCCTGTCTCCCCTAAATCATTGGCTTTCACATCCAGTATTTTTGGCTCATGGCAACAG GTCCTATCAGAAAGCAATAGTAACTTAAGAACGCCGAGAACTATTCTGGAACAAAAGCAGAGTGGTCTAG GGTCTCACTGTGCGGGCCTGTTTAGCACCTCAGTGCTCGGGGGTTCTTCAAGTGCACCTAACCTACAGGATTATGCTCGTACTCATCGTAAAAAGCTGACTTCTTCTGGCTTCATAGATG acACCACACGCGGTTCTGCTGTTAAAAGGTTTTCTATCTCATTTGCTCGACACCCAACCAATG ggttTGAACTATATTCCATGGTGCCTTCTATTTGCCCTTTGGAAACGCTACACAACTCCTTGTCTCTGAAGCAGGTGGATGAATTTCTTGCATCTGTTGCTGCTCCATCAAGGGAAAATCCACAGGAGACAT CTTCTCCAACTTACATGATTCCActgtcaggaagaaaaatttctttaaatacatatacCCCTGCAAAAATTCAACCAACACCACTTGAAACTTTGCCTGAAAGGCTAGCAATAGAGAAACCATCCTTAT CTGCCCCTGGGTCTTTCGTTTCTAATGTTAAGCTGTCTCTTGAAGAGGTCTCACTAGATGTAGAATTTAGTGGTGAAACTCTTTCGGAAAAGGATTGA
- the PPIP5K2 gene encoding inositol hexakisphosphate and diphosphoinositol-pentakisphosphate kinase 2 isoform X2 produces the protein MSVSATENDPPRFFVGGEDGEGLLDSARSADYEHFYDHGEEEEEEYDSPPERQIAVGICSMAKKSKSKPMKEILERLSMFKYITVVIFEEDVILNEPVENWPLCDCLISFHSKGFPLDKAVAYAKLRNPFIINDLNMQYHIQDRREVYGILKAEGILLPRYAVLNRDPNNPQECNLIEGEDHVEVNGEIFQKPFVEKPVSAEDHNVYIYYPTSAGGGSQRLFRKIGSRSSVYSPESSVRKTGSYIYEEFMPTDGTDVKVYTVGPDYAHAEARKSPALDGKVERDSEGKEVRYPVILNAREKLIAWKVCLAFKQTVCGFDLLRANGQSYVCDVNGFSFVKNSMKYYDDCAKILGNIIMRELAPQFQIPWSIPLEAEDIPIVPTTSGTMMELRCVIAVIRHGDRTPKQKMKMEVKHQRFFDLFEKCDGYKSGKLKLKKPKQLQEVLDIARQLLVELGQNNDSEIEESKAKLEQLKTVLEMYGHFSGINRKVQLTYLPHGCPKTSSEEEDNRRNEPSLLLVLKWGGELTPAGRVQAEELGRAFRCMYPGGQGDYAGFPGCGLLRLHSTYRHDLKIYASDEGRVQMTAAAFAKGLLALEGELTPILVQMVKSANMNGLLDSDSDSLSSCQHRVKARLHEILQRDREFTADDYDKLTPSGSISLIKSMQVIKNPVKTCDKVYSLIQSLTSQIRQRMEDPKSADIQLYHSETLELMLRRWAKLEKDFKTKNGRYDISKIPDIYDCIKYDVQHNGSLKLENTMELYRLSKALADIVIPQEYGISKAEKLEIAKGYCTPLVRKIRSDLQRTQDDDTVNKLHPLYSRGVMSPERHVRTRLYFTSESHVHSLLSTLRYGALCDESKDEQWKRAMDYLNVVNELNYMTQIVIMLYEDPNKELSSEERFHVELHFSPGAKGCEEDKNLPAGYGYRPASRENEGSRKTSHRNDSDEEAHAPKRDEADRSVVMFKPMVSDPIHIHRKSPLPRSRKIGSVEEESPLSVSSPECIGTWLHYTSGVGTGRRRRRSGEQITSSPVSPKSLAFTSSIFGSWQQVLSESNSNLRTPRTILEQKQSGLGSHCAGLFSTSVLGGSSSAPNLQDYARTHRKKLTSSGFIDGFELYSMVPSICPLETLHNSLSLKQVDEFLASVAAPSRENPQETSSPTYMIPLSGRKISLNTYTPAKIQPTPLETLPERLAIEKPSLSAPGSFVSNVKLSLEEVSLDVEFSGETLSEKD, from the exons ATGTCTGTTAGTGCAACAGAGAACGATCCTCCTAGATTCTTCGTGGGAGGAGAAGATGGAGAAGGGTTGTTGGACTCGGCCAGATCAGCAGATTATGAGCACTTCTATGACcatggggaagaagaagaggaagagtaTGATTCT CCACCAGAAAGACAAATCGCAGTTGGGATTTGTTCAATGGCGAAGAAATCTAAGTCCAAACCAATGAAAGAAATTCTTGAACGCCTCTCCATGTTTAAGTACATCACTGTGGTAATATTTGAAGAGGATGTTATTTTGAATGAGCCAGTAGAAAACTGGCCTTTATGTGACTgtctcatttcttttcattctaaAG GATTTCCACTGGACAAAGCAGTTGCCTATGCAAAACTCAGGAATCCATTCATAATCAATGACTTGAATATGCAGTATCACATACAAGATAG GAGAGAAGTATATGGCATTCTTAAAGCTGAAGGCATTTTACTTCCTCGCTATGCAGTTCTGAACCGTGATCCAAACAATCCCCAGG AATGCAACTTGATTGAAGGAGAAGATCATGTGGAAGTGAATGGAGAAATCTTCCAAAAGCCTTTTGTAGAAAAGCCAGTTAGTGCTGAGGACCACAATGTTTACATTTATTATCCAACATCTGCTGGGGGTGGAAGCCAGAGGCTCTTTCGAAAG attggcagcagaagcagtgtTTATTCTCCTGAAAGCAGTGTGAGAAAAACAGGCTCCTATATTTATGAGGAATTCATGCCTACAGATGGCACTGATGTGAAG GTGTACACAGTAGGTCCAGACTATGCTCATGCTGAAGCACGGAAGTCTCCAGCATTGGATGGCAAAGTAGAACGAGACAGTGAAGGGAAAGAAGTGAGGTATCCAGTCATCCTGAATGCAAGAGAGAAGTTAATTGCTTGGAAAGTATGCCTTGCCTTTAAA CAAACAGTTTGTGGCTTTGATTTGCTGCGTGCTAATGGACAGTCCTATGTCTGTGATGTGAATGGCTTCAGTTTTGTGAAAAATTCCATGAAATACTATGATGATTGTGCTAAGATACTGGG AAATATCATAATGAGAGAACTTGCTCCCCAGTTTCAGATACCATGGTCGATTCCCCTGGAAGCTGAAGACATCCCTATTGTGCCAACTACCTCTGGAACAAT GATGGAGCTTAGATGTGTTATAGCTGTAATACGCCATGGGGACcgaacaccaaaacaaaaaatgaaaatggaagtaaaacATCAGAG ATTTTTTGATCTCTTTGAAAAATGCGATGGATATAAATCTGGaaaactaaaactgaaaaaaccaaaacagttgCAG GAAGTGCTTGATATAGCAAGGCAACTCCTTGTAGAACTTGGGCAAAACAATGATTCTGAAATTGaagaaagtaaagcaaaactTGAACAGCTAAAGACTGTATTAGAAAT GTATGGGCATTTTTCAGGCATAAACCGCAAAGTTCAGCTAACATATCTTCCTCATGGTTGCCCAAAGACTTCCAGTGAAGAGGAAG ATAATAGAAGAAATGAGCCATCCCTGCTTCTGGTTCTgaaatggggaggagaattgacTCCTGCAGGCAGGGTTCAAGCAGAGGAGCTTGGAAGGGCTTTCAGGTGTATGTATCCAGGTGgacaag GAGATTATGCTGGATTTCCTGGATGTGGTTTACTTAGATTACATAGCACTTACCGACACGATCTCAAAATCTACGCTTCTGATGAAGGACGAGTTCAGAtgactgcagcagcttttgctaAG GGACTACTGGCCTTAGAGGGAGAACTGACTCCTATTCTTGTCCAGATGGTGAAAAGTGCTAATATGAATGGTCTTTTGGACAGTGACAGTGATTCTTTAAGCAGCTGTCAGCATCGCGTTAAAGCAAGACTCCATGAAATTCTCCAGCGAGACAGAGAATTTACTGCTGATGACTATGATAAG CTTACTCCATCTGGAAGCATCTCATTGATAAAATCAATGCAGGTTATTAAAAATCCTGTAAAGACATGTGACAAGGTCTATTCCTTGATCCAGAGCTTGACTTCTCAGATCAGGCAAAGAATGGAAGATCCAAAGTCTGCAG ATATTCAGCTGTACCACAGTGAAACCCTTGAACTGATGCTGCGTAGGTGGGCCAAGCtggaaaaagactttaaaacaaaaaatggaagaTACGATATTAGCAAAATTCCTGATATTTACGACTGTATAAAATATGATGTGCAGCACAATGGCTccttaaaattagaaaacacaATGGAATTATACAGGCTTTCAAAGGCTTTAGCTGACATTGTGATCCCTCAG GAGTATGGTATTTCTAAGGCTGAGAAACTAGAGATTGCCAAAGGTTACTGTACTCCCCTCGTTAGAAAAATCCGTTCTGACCTTCAGAGAACTCAAGATGATGATACTGTAAATAAACTCCACCCTCT ttacTCCAGGGGTGTTATGTCCCCTGAACGCCATGTTCGTACACGGCTGTATTTCACCAGCGAGAGTCATGTCCACTCCCTGTTGTCCACCCTTCGTTATGGTGCCTTATGTGAT GAATCAAAAGATGAACAATGGAAACGAGCTATGGATTATTTAAATGTTGTCAATGAACTGAATTACATGACACAGATTGTTATCATGCTTTATGAGGATCCAAACAAG GAACTTTCTTCAGAAGAACGTTTTCATGTAGAGCTGCACTTTAGTCCAGGAGCCAAAGGCTGTGAGGAAGATAAAAATTTACCAGCTGGATATGGATACAGACCTGCCTCCAGAGAG AATGAAGGCTCAAGGAAAACCTCTCACAGAAATGATAGTGATGAGGAGGCACACGCTCCTAAGAGAGATGAAGCAGATCGGTCAGTAGTGATGTTCAAGCCAATGGTTTCAGACCCAATTCACATACACAGAAAGTCACCCCTTCCAAGATCCAGGAAGATTGGTTCTGTTGAA GAAGAGAGCCCCCTGAGTGTGTCTAGCCCAGAGTGTATTGGTACCTGGCTGCATTACACCAGTGGTGTGGGTACTGGGCGTCGAAGACGCAGATCAGGGGAACAAATCACTTCTTCCCCTGTCTCCCCTAAATCATTGGCTTTCACATCCAGTATTTTTGGCTCATGGCAACAG GTCCTATCAGAAAGCAATAGTAACTTAAGAACGCCGAGAACTATTCTGGAACAAAAGCAGAGTGGTCTAG GGTCTCACTGTGCGGGCCTGTTTAGCACCTCAGTGCTCGGGGGTTCTTCAAGTGCACCTAACCTACAGGATTATGCTCGTACTCATCGTAAAAAGCTGACTTCTTCTGGCTTCATAGATG ggttTGAACTATATTCCATGGTGCCTTCTATTTGCCCTTTGGAAACGCTACACAACTCCTTGTCTCTGAAGCAGGTGGATGAATTTCTTGCATCTGTTGCTGCTCCATCAAGGGAAAATCCACAGGAGACAT CTTCTCCAACTTACATGATTCCActgtcaggaagaaaaatttctttaaatacatatacCCCTGCAAAAATTCAACCAACACCACTTGAAACTTTGCCTGAAAGGCTAGCAATAGAGAAACCATCCTTAT CTGCCCCTGGGTCTTTCGTTTCTAATGTTAAGCTGTCTCTTGAAGAGGTCTCACTAGATGTAGAATTTAGTGGTGAAACTCTTTCGGAAAAGGATTGA
- the PPIP5K2 gene encoding inositol hexakisphosphate and diphosphoinositol-pentakisphosphate kinase 2 isoform X10: MSVSATENDPPRFFVGGEDGEGLLDSARSADYEHFYDHGEEEEEEYDSPPERQIAVGICSMAKKSKSKPMKEILERLSMFKYITVVIFEEDVILNEPVENWPLCDCLISFHSKGFPLDKAVAYAKLRNPFIINDLNMQYHIQDRREVYGILKAEGILLPRYAVLNRDPNNPQECNLIEGEDHVEVNGEIFQKPFVEKPVSAEDHNVYIYYPTSAGGGSQRLFRKIGSRSSVYSPESSVRKTGSYIYEEFMPTDGTDVKVYTVGPDYAHAEARKSPALDGKVERDSEGKEVRYPVILNAREKLIAWKVCLAFKQTVCGFDLLRANGQSYVCDVNGFSFVKNSMKYYDDCAKILGNIIMRELAPQFQIPWSIPLEAEDIPIVPTTSGTMMELRCVIAVIRHGDRTPKQKMKMEVKHQRFFDLFEKCDGYKSGKLKLKKPKQLQEVLDIARQLLVELGQNNDSEIEESKAKLEQLKTVLEMYGHFSGINRKVQLTYLPHGCPKTSSEEEDNRRNEPSLLLVLKWGGELTPAGRVQAEELGRAFRCMYPGGQGDYAGFPGCGLLRLHSTYRHDLKIYASDEGRVQMTAAAFAKGLLALEGELTPILVQMVKSANMNGLLDSDSDSLSSCQHRVKARLHEILQRDREFTADDYDKLTPSGSISLIKSMQVIKNPVKTCDKVYSLIQSLTSQIRQRMEDPKSADIQLYHSETLELMLRRWAKLEKDFKTKNGRYDISKIPDIYDCIKYDVQHNGSLKLENTMELYRLSKALADIVIPQEYGISKAEKLEIAKGYCTPLVRKIRSDLQRTQDDDTVNKLHPLYSRGVMSPERHVRTRLYFTSESHVHSLLSTLRYGALCDESKDEQWKRAMDYLNVVNELNYMTQIVIMLYEDPNKELSSEERFHVELHFSPGAKGCEEDKNLPAGYGYRPASRENEGSRKTSHRNDSDEEAHAPKRDEADRSVVMFKPMVSDPIHIHRKSPLPRSRKIGSVEVLSESNSNLRTPRTILEQKQSGLGFELYSMVPSICPLETLHNSLSLKQVDEFLASVAAPSRENPQETSSPTYMIPLSGRKISLNTYTPAKIQPTPLETLPERLAIEKPSLSAPGSFVSNVKLSLEEVSLDVEFSGETLSEKD, translated from the exons ATGTCTGTTAGTGCAACAGAGAACGATCCTCCTAGATTCTTCGTGGGAGGAGAAGATGGAGAAGGGTTGTTGGACTCGGCCAGATCAGCAGATTATGAGCACTTCTATGACcatggggaagaagaagaggaagagtaTGATTCT CCACCAGAAAGACAAATCGCAGTTGGGATTTGTTCAATGGCGAAGAAATCTAAGTCCAAACCAATGAAAGAAATTCTTGAACGCCTCTCCATGTTTAAGTACATCACTGTGGTAATATTTGAAGAGGATGTTATTTTGAATGAGCCAGTAGAAAACTGGCCTTTATGTGACTgtctcatttcttttcattctaaAG GATTTCCACTGGACAAAGCAGTTGCCTATGCAAAACTCAGGAATCCATTCATAATCAATGACTTGAATATGCAGTATCACATACAAGATAG GAGAGAAGTATATGGCATTCTTAAAGCTGAAGGCATTTTACTTCCTCGCTATGCAGTTCTGAACCGTGATCCAAACAATCCCCAGG AATGCAACTTGATTGAAGGAGAAGATCATGTGGAAGTGAATGGAGAAATCTTCCAAAAGCCTTTTGTAGAAAAGCCAGTTAGTGCTGAGGACCACAATGTTTACATTTATTATCCAACATCTGCTGGGGGTGGAAGCCAGAGGCTCTTTCGAAAG attggcagcagaagcagtgtTTATTCTCCTGAAAGCAGTGTGAGAAAAACAGGCTCCTATATTTATGAGGAATTCATGCCTACAGATGGCACTGATGTGAAG GTGTACACAGTAGGTCCAGACTATGCTCATGCTGAAGCACGGAAGTCTCCAGCATTGGATGGCAAAGTAGAACGAGACAGTGAAGGGAAAGAAGTGAGGTATCCAGTCATCCTGAATGCAAGAGAGAAGTTAATTGCTTGGAAAGTATGCCTTGCCTTTAAA CAAACAGTTTGTGGCTTTGATTTGCTGCGTGCTAATGGACAGTCCTATGTCTGTGATGTGAATGGCTTCAGTTTTGTGAAAAATTCCATGAAATACTATGATGATTGTGCTAAGATACTGGG AAATATCATAATGAGAGAACTTGCTCCCCAGTTTCAGATACCATGGTCGATTCCCCTGGAAGCTGAAGACATCCCTATTGTGCCAACTACCTCTGGAACAAT GATGGAGCTTAGATGTGTTATAGCTGTAATACGCCATGGGGACcgaacaccaaaacaaaaaatgaaaatggaagtaaaacATCAGAG ATTTTTTGATCTCTTTGAAAAATGCGATGGATATAAATCTGGaaaactaaaactgaaaaaaccaaaacagttgCAG GAAGTGCTTGATATAGCAAGGCAACTCCTTGTAGAACTTGGGCAAAACAATGATTCTGAAATTGaagaaagtaaagcaaaactTGAACAGCTAAAGACTGTATTAGAAAT GTATGGGCATTTTTCAGGCATAAACCGCAAAGTTCAGCTAACATATCTTCCTCATGGTTGCCCAAAGACTTCCAGTGAAGAGGAAG ATAATAGAAGAAATGAGCCATCCCTGCTTCTGGTTCTgaaatggggaggagaattgacTCCTGCAGGCAGGGTTCAAGCAGAGGAGCTTGGAAGGGCTTTCAGGTGTATGTATCCAGGTGgacaag GAGATTATGCTGGATTTCCTGGATGTGGTTTACTTAGATTACATAGCACTTACCGACACGATCTCAAAATCTACGCTTCTGATGAAGGACGAGTTCAGAtgactgcagcagcttttgctaAG GGACTACTGGCCTTAGAGGGAGAACTGACTCCTATTCTTGTCCAGATGGTGAAAAGTGCTAATATGAATGGTCTTTTGGACAGTGACAGTGATTCTTTAAGCAGCTGTCAGCATCGCGTTAAAGCAAGACTCCATGAAATTCTCCAGCGAGACAGAGAATTTACTGCTGATGACTATGATAAG CTTACTCCATCTGGAAGCATCTCATTGATAAAATCAATGCAGGTTATTAAAAATCCTGTAAAGACATGTGACAAGGTCTATTCCTTGATCCAGAGCTTGACTTCTCAGATCAGGCAAAGAATGGAAGATCCAAAGTCTGCAG ATATTCAGCTGTACCACAGTGAAACCCTTGAACTGATGCTGCGTAGGTGGGCCAAGCtggaaaaagactttaaaacaaaaaatggaagaTACGATATTAGCAAAATTCCTGATATTTACGACTGTATAAAATATGATGTGCAGCACAATGGCTccttaaaattagaaaacacaATGGAATTATACAGGCTTTCAAAGGCTTTAGCTGACATTGTGATCCCTCAG GAGTATGGTATTTCTAAGGCTGAGAAACTAGAGATTGCCAAAGGTTACTGTACTCCCCTCGTTAGAAAAATCCGTTCTGACCTTCAGAGAACTCAAGATGATGATACTGTAAATAAACTCCACCCTCT ttacTCCAGGGGTGTTATGTCCCCTGAACGCCATGTTCGTACACGGCTGTATTTCACCAGCGAGAGTCATGTCCACTCCCTGTTGTCCACCCTTCGTTATGGTGCCTTATGTGAT GAATCAAAAGATGAACAATGGAAACGAGCTATGGATTATTTAAATGTTGTCAATGAACTGAATTACATGACACAGATTGTTATCATGCTTTATGAGGATCCAAACAAG GAACTTTCTTCAGAAGAACGTTTTCATGTAGAGCTGCACTTTAGTCCAGGAGCCAAAGGCTGTGAGGAAGATAAAAATTTACCAGCTGGATATGGATACAGACCTGCCTCCAGAGAG AATGAAGGCTCAAGGAAAACCTCTCACAGAAATGATAGTGATGAGGAGGCACACGCTCCTAAGAGAGATGAAGCAGATCGGTCAGTAGTGATGTTCAAGCCAATGGTTTCAGACCCAATTCACATACACAGAAAGTCACCCCTTCCAAGATCCAGGAAGATTGGTTCTGTTGAA GTCCTATCAGAAAGCAATAGTAACTTAAGAACGCCGAGAACTATTCTGGAACAAAAGCAGAGTGGTCTAG ggttTGAACTATATTCCATGGTGCCTTCTATTTGCCCTTTGGAAACGCTACACAACTCCTTGTCTCTGAAGCAGGTGGATGAATTTCTTGCATCTGTTGCTGCTCCATCAAGGGAAAATCCACAGGAGACAT CTTCTCCAACTTACATGATTCCActgtcaggaagaaaaatttctttaaatacatatacCCCTGCAAAAATTCAACCAACACCACTTGAAACTTTGCCTGAAAGGCTAGCAATAGAGAAACCATCCTTAT CTGCCCCTGGGTCTTTCGTTTCTAATGTTAAGCTGTCTCTTGAAGAGGTCTCACTAGATGTAGAATTTAGTGGTGAAACTCTTTCGGAAAAGGATTGA